One stretch of Streptomyces hygroscopicus DNA includes these proteins:
- a CDS encoding peptidase M48 Ste24p, with product MITSLLVPLLLPFAAPPSARRALARLDPVTALWALTASALVLAGACVAALGALVLTGLLRVPLFATLGELVHPLRTPSDLLILPAASLATGALAVGAWALGRSAVRQVGAFRAARTQAEARPAVGDLCVIDSPHPDAYALPGRPQRIVVTTGMLRSLGPAEREALFAHERAHNRGGHHYFLAAAEIAAHCHPALRGLRTDIRFAAERAADEAAAGAVGDRHLTARAIARAALAGHASRSARPDFASGATAGPVPQRVAALLAPVGRPAPARRWTALLLAVCALLSAGAATAGVLTFHHEVEVAQGEESP from the coding sequence GTGATCACCTCGCTGCTGGTCCCCCTGCTGCTGCCCTTCGCGGCACCGCCGTCGGCCCGGCGCGCCCTTGCCCGCCTGGACCCGGTCACCGCGCTGTGGGCGCTGACCGCCTCCGCTCTGGTGCTGGCCGGTGCGTGCGTGGCCGCCCTGGGCGCTCTCGTGCTGACCGGGCTGCTCAGGGTTCCTCTCTTCGCGACGCTCGGCGAGCTTGTCCACCCTCTGCGGACGCCCTCCGACCTGCTCATTCTGCCTGCGGCCTCGCTGGCCACCGGCGCACTCGCCGTCGGCGCCTGGGCCCTTGGGCGTTCGGCCGTTCGCCAGGTCGGCGCCTTCCGCGCTGCCCGCACCCAGGCCGAAGCCCGCCCTGCCGTGGGTGACCTGTGCGTCATCGACTCGCCTCACCCGGACGCCTACGCGCTGCCCGGCCGCCCGCAGCGCATCGTCGTCACCACCGGCATGCTGCGCAGCCTCGGCCCGGCCGAGCGCGAGGCCCTCTTCGCCCACGAACGCGCCCACAACCGAGGCGGCCACCACTATTTCCTCGCCGCCGCCGAAATCGCCGCCCACTGCCACCCCGCCCTGCGCGGGCTGCGCACCGACATCCGGTTCGCCGCCGAACGCGCCGCCGACGAGGCCGCCGCCGGCGCCGTCGGCGACCGGCACCTCACGGCCAGGGCCATCGCCCGCGCCGCGCTGGCCGGCCACGCCTCCCGTTCCGCCCGCCCGGACTTCGCCTCCGGGGCGACCGCCGGCCCGGTCCCCCAGCGCGTCGCCGCGCTCCTGGCGCCCGTGGGACGGCCGGCCCCGGCCAGGCGCTGGACCGCGCTGCTCCTCGCCGTCTGCGCACTCCTGTCGGCAGGCGCCGCGACGGCCGGTGTGCTCACCTTCCACCACGAAGTCGAAGTCGCCCAAGGCGAGGAGAGCCCCTGA
- a CDS encoding CopY family transcriptional regulator, producing the protein MTDEKDERRPAGELEAAVMAALWAVDAPLTPARVQRELGVGLARTTVTTILSRLHDKGFVGRERQGRGYAYFAVQDAPGLTARRMHGELARDTDRATVLARFVAQLSADDEQVLRRLLDGDEQ; encoded by the coding sequence TGACCGACGAGAAGGACGAACGGCGTCCGGCGGGCGAGTTGGAAGCCGCCGTCATGGCGGCCCTGTGGGCCGTTGACGCACCGCTCACCCCGGCCCGTGTGCAGCGCGAGCTCGGTGTCGGCCTGGCACGTACAACGGTGACGACGATCCTGTCCCGCCTGCACGACAAGGGCTTCGTCGGTCGGGAGCGGCAGGGCCGCGGCTACGCCTACTTCGCCGTCCAGGACGCCCCCGGGCTCACTGCCCGGCGCATGCACGGGGAGCTGGCGCGGGACACCGACCGGGCGACGGTTCTGGCTCGGTTCGTCGCCCAGCTCAGTGCCGACGACGAGCAGGTGCTGCGGCGGCTGCTGGATGGGGACGAGCAGTGA